One Elusimicrobiota bacterium genomic window, AAACCGAGTTTCTTAATGTCCACTTGAACAGCTTTCCGATCCAAAATCCGCATGACAACAGATTCCCCATACACCGTGGGCACGATCTCCACACGAAATTCGATGGGATTCCCTTTGGCCATCACTTGGATCCGGCCCGATTGGGGAATCCTCCGTTCGGTAATATTCATAGAGTTGGTCATGATCTTGATCTTCGCGATTACGGCGCTCCGGTATGTCCAAGGGATTTGGAAATTGGCAGGTTTTAAAAATCCGTCCACTCGAAACCGAACCAACACGCGGGAATTCCGCCCCGCGGGATCCTCAAAAGGCTCGATGTGAATATCCGATGATTTTTGACCCAGCGCAGAAAGAATAATGCCGTTCACGATTTTTTCAACTTCAGGCGCGGAGGCGTCCACTTCGGTCACATCCGTTTTTTCCTGCACCCGTTCCAACGTGCCATCCACATCGGGGATGACCGCGTCCGTTACGGACTTAAGCAGTTCCGCTCCCTGCCCACTTCCGGAAATCCCGTAGACCTTATCCAGTTCATGAAAAATATCTTCGGGCATGGCCAGGTAACGCTGAACTTCCAACCCCGTCTTAATATGAATATCCTCGGACACCATGAAATCCCGGGGATCGGCCATGGCCAGAAGGAGGACCTGGTCCTCCTTTGCGAAGGGAATGACCATATGTTTTCGCGTCGTGGCCTCAGATAAGAGGCGAACGACCTCCGGATCAATTTCCATTTCCGCAAGGTCCACCGCCTTGGTCCGCCACTCCCGAGAAAGGACCTGAAGAACATCCACCTTGTCGGCCCACTTCTTATCGATAATAATTTGTTGAATGGGGCGGCTCGTTTGGGACGCTTCTTTCTCCGCCAGCGCCATGTTTTCGGAGGAAATAAGCCGCGCTTCCAATAGGATTTCTTGGGCGGTTTTACGTCCGCTGGGAAGGCGTGGGATCATGGCAGATCCGGGAAGGGGAAAAACAAGGATTTTTCGGACCGGATCCGGGAACAGGGTGTCAGGGAAGAGAGCGACTTGACCAGGGATTCCATTACCAACTATTTACATCCAGAACACAAATTTGTCCAGTGGTTTATGCCTCACGGGAGAAAAAAACGGCCCCAACGGCCCCCACCGCGGCCCACCAGGCCCATGCCGCCAAGAGACCGGATCGGTCCCGGGATCGATCGGCATGGAGGATTTGACTGTTCCGAACCCAAACCAACATCCCGGATCGACGACCGTCTACCCAAAGAGGCGCCCAGAAAACCCAGGAATCAGAGGAAAGGGACTTATCGGAAGGCTCAGAAAGAGAAGGAAGGACAGGAAGAGAAACAGGATCACCTTGGGTTTCCAACGGCTGGCCTTGTTCGTTGAGGAGAACGGCCGCTCGCGTATCCATCTCTCCCGCGAAACGGCGGAGAAGCCGGGAACGCCGGGGAAGATCCGATCCGGCTTCCGCCAATCGTTCGGCCCACACCTGGGCCAATCGCCGCCCTTCTCGGCGGAAACACTCCCCGCGAGAAGAAACAAGCGACCCGTGGATAGAGAACAAAATTCCCCCCACCCACACCACGGAAAGGGTGTAGGTCCCCCACACCCACCTCCGACTCCGCCTCCCGCTTGATTCCATTTCCCACCCCAGGTTGAAAGCCGTTAATGATTTCGAGGAGAAAGTCGGTGAAGCGCCGCGGCAATAAAATCCCGAAAGAGCGGATGCGGATGAAGGGGCCGGGATTTCAGTTCCGGGTGATATTGAACCGCCACATACCAGGGATGATTTTTAAGTTCCACCACTTCGGCCAAATGAAGCCGGGGGTATTCCCCCACCACCCGCAGACCCGCTTTCTCCAGAGCCGGGCGATACTTGTTGTTCAGCTCATAGCGATGGCGATGACGTTCGTGAACTATGTCCCGTCCATAGGCTTTGTGCGTCAAGGAACCCGCCTTTAACCGACAAGGATAGGCCCCCAACCGCATGGAGCCCCCCAATTGGGTGATTTTGTTTTGCTCATTCATAAGGCCCACGACAGGATGGGGAGTTTTTGACGCAAATTCCGTCGAGTTGGCTTTAGAAAGTTTCGCCAAGTGGCGCGCCACATCAATGACAGCACACTGCATTCCCAAACAGATCCCAAAAAAAGGAATTTGGTGTTCTCGCGCAAATTTCGCCACCGAAATTTTTCCTTCGACCCCTCGATCGCCGAAACCGCCGGGAATCAAGATTCCGTCCACTTGGAGAAGTTGCGCTTCCAGGGTTTTGTCCTCCACATCCAGGTACTTGACGACCACCTTGGTGTCGTTAGCCAACCCGCCATGAAGAAGAGCCTCTCCGATGGACTTGTAAGCGTCCTTCAGTTCAACATATTTTCCCGCGACGCCGATGGTCACGTGGTGCTTGGGGTTCCGAATTTTTTCCACCATGCTTTTCCAAGTCGCCAAATCTTTTGTGGGACTGCGCTGACGCAAAAGCATGAGAACCAACTCATCCAACCCTTGGTGTTCAAACATGAGCGGCACGTCATAAATGGTGTCCACATCAACAGCCTCAATCACCGCGTCATCCGGCACACTGGAAAAGAGCGCTATCTTCTCCCGAATCTCTTGACCCAACGGGCGGTCGGTCCGACAAATGATGATATCAGGTTCAATCCCGATCTCGCGCAACTTGCCCACCGAATGCTGGGTGGGTTTCGTCTTCAGTTCCTCCGCCGCTTTGATGTAGGGAACAAGCGTCAGGTGAATATAGAGCACATTGTCACGACCCGCGTCGATCCTCATCTGGCGGATCGCTTCCAGGAAAGGGAGGGACTCGATATCGCCCACGGTCCCCCCCACTTCCAC contains:
- the tadA gene encoding Flp pilus assembly complex ATPase component TadA, coding for MIPRLPSGRKTAQEILLEARLISSENMALAEKEASQTSRPIQQIIIDKKWADKVDVLQVLSREWRTKAVDLAEMEIDPEVVRLLSEATTRKHMVIPFAKEDQVLLLAMADPRDFMVSEDIHIKTGLEVQRYLAMPEDIFHELDKVYGISGSGQGAELLKSVTDAVIPDVDGTLERVQEKTDVTEVDASAPEVEKIVNGIILSALGQKSSDIHIEPFEDPAGRNSRVLVRFRVDGFLKPANFQIPWTYRSAVIAKIKIMTNSMNITERRIPQSGRIQVMAKGNPIEFRVEIVPTVYGESVVMRILDRKAVQVDIKKLGFFPDTLDRFLALMAGVGGKKNFGIVLVCGPTGSGKSTTLYAALNHINRPDIKILTAENPVEYNLDGIVQVQVNPDLKLGEDKCFDFATALRSFLRLDPDVIMVGEIRDQETAHIAMEAAMTGHLVFSTIHTNDASSTVTRLVDMGIPAFMVASTLKCVLAQRLCRRICPDCRTPRAPTVDEIAIFKTNHVTLPPDAQLFQGAGCRTCNGSGFKGRLGIHELLVVDDTVRLGMLKEMTADSIRDAAVNQSPQKMRTILTDGFQKVLEGQTTAREVLGGASEIAEEVAKKATE
- a CDS encoding CTP synthase; translation: MAKFIFVTGGVVSSLGKGIAASSLGRLLKARGLNVTMIKLDPYLNVDPGTMSPYQHGEVYVTEDGAETDLDLGHYERFIDVDMSRDNNCTSGQIYETVLAKERRGEFLGKTVQVIPHITNEIKSRLFRVAKGRDIVIVEVGGTVGDIESLPFLEAIRQMRIDAGRDNVLYIHLTLVPYIKAAEELKTKPTQHSVGKLREIGIEPDIIICRTDRPLGQEIREKIALFSSVPDDAVIEAVDVDTIYDVPLMFEHQGLDELVLMLLRQRSPTKDLATWKSMVEKIRNPKHHVTIGVAGKYVELKDAYKSIGEALLHGGLANDTKVVVKYLDVEDKTLEAQLLQVDGILIPGGFGDRGVEGKISVAKFAREHQIPFFGICLGMQCAVIDVARHLAKLSKANSTEFASKTPHPVVGLMNEQNKITQLGGSMRLGAYPCRLKAGSLTHKAYGRDIVHERHRHRYELNNKYRPALEKAGLRVVGEYPRLHLAEVVELKNHPWYVAVQYHPELKSRPLHPHPLFRDFIAAALHRLSPRNH